Within Candidatus Cloacimonas sp., the genomic segment ATTTCCTTTAAACCACTCGGATAGCCGCTAAAGCTTTTATAAACCTTCTGCAATGCCTTCATTCCGGTTACCCGAACTTTGGCTGCATTGATTACTATTACATAATCACCGGTGTCAATATTGGGCACATAATACGGTTTATTTTTACCACATAAAATTGTGGCTACTTTAGTGGATAGGCGACCCAATGGTTTGCCTGCTGCATCAACGATATACCATTGCTGGTGAATATCTGAAGGACTGGGGGTAAGGGTTTTCATCGCTTCTCCTTTACATATTTTTTTATTCAGAAAGTCAAGATTTTGAAAAGGGGAATAGTGTCAAGTGTTTTGAAGGCAACTTGAAGGCATACTAATCCCGGAATTTTCTCAATAACATTCCGATATGATTCTCGTATCGTTCCCGTATCGCAATATGGGAAAGATACGGGAATCTCATCCGCGGTATAATGCAAAATATAAGGAACTGACAATGTTCGTGTTATAACTTTAAACCGATTATTTTTGTGTTTGAAACTATCTACATAAGCAACAGAATATTTATCCTTTGTCCGATACTGTCAAAGCTGTGAGCGTTTTGACTCTAAA encodes:
- the rplM gene encoding 50S ribosomal protein L13, with protein sequence MKTLTPSPSDIHQQWYIVDAAGKPLGRLSTKVATILCGKNKPYYVPNIDTGDYVIVINAAKVRVTGMKALQKVYKSFSGYPSGLKEIPYAKVLEEHPERIIEHSVKGMLPKNKLGRAMFKKLKVYPGAEHPHAAQKPVELVI